The following is a genomic window from Chloroflexota bacterium.
CTACGGCGATGGCAACTGGCCCAACGTCATCGCGACCCTCCCCGGCGCCACCCAGCCAGACAAAATCGTCATCCTGTGCGCGCATTTTGACGACGTCTCCGAGCAGCCCATGTTCTGGGCGCCCGGCGCCGACGACAACGCCAGCGGCACTGCCGCCGTGATGGCCGCTGCCGAAATCCTGCGCTACCACGCGTTTGCCTACACCATCCGCTTTGCGCACTTCTCGGGCGAGGAGCAGGGGATGCTCGGGAGTCTGGCCTACGCCCAACTGCAACGGGCAAGCAATGCGAACATCGTCGGCGTGGTCAACCTGGACATGCTGGCGTGGGACTCCGACGCCGCGCCTATCATGGAACTGCACGCAGGGATGCGCCAGGACAGTTACCAGGTGGCCCTTGCCTTCGCGGGCGTCGTCGCCGACTACGGTCTGCCGCTCACGCCCGAGGTCAAGCGAGCCGGCTCTATCGGCGCGAGCGACCACTCGTCGTTTTGGACCTACGGCTACCCTGCCGTGCTGGCCATTGAGGACTGGCAGGATTTCAACGCCCACTATCACACCACGCGCGACCGGGTGAGCGCGTTCAACGTGCCGTACTACACGGCGATGGCCCGCGCCAGCCTGGGGACGGTGGCCGTGCTGGCCGGGCACCTGGGCGAGTCCACGTGGACACCCACGCCGACGCCCACGCTGACTACGACCCCAACGCCCACGGCCATGCCTGTGCCCTCTGCGACGCCGCGCCCGCCACTGCCATACAGGCTCATCTTCCCGTTTGTGTTCCTGTAGCGCGGGCTTGTGGCCTGCCCCCACAGATGCGGCCCCACTCGCTTTTTCGCGGCGTGGGTACAGGCGCGACTCACTCCGGAAGTGCGTTGCACCTTGCAGATTCCGCCTTCGCCAACCTGACGATGCCCGGCCATTCTCGCCCGGAACAGCGACCCCCGTTGCGTTTGGCGTCTTGACGGGGTGCGCGCGTTGCGAGTACAATGCGCGGCAAGGAGACGGCTATGAAATCCGGCATTCTGCTGCGCTACCGCGACTA
Proteins encoded in this region:
- a CDS encoding Zn-dependent exopeptidase M28; translation: MTDTLSPLPTVPPRSRRSWLPLAIALALILALLGPAAAQQPAAYDPAIANMMALMSSDTLIRYVSELSGEAVVYLGDPPTPHTLMTRYSRSPHIEEAAQYLVEFYRRIGLAVEVQRYGDGNWPNVIATLPGATQPDKIVILCAHFDDVSEQPMFWAPGADDNASGTAAVMAAAEILRYHAFAYTIRFAHFSGEEQGMLGSLAYAQLQRASNANIVGVVNLDMLAWDSDAAPIMELHAGMRQDSYQVALAFAGVVADYGLPLTPEVKRAGSIGASDHSSFWTYGYPAVLAIEDWQDFNAHYHTTRDRVSAFNVPYYTAMARASLGTVAVLAGHLGESTWTPTPTPTLTTTPTPTAMPVPSATPRPPLPYRLIFPFVFL